ATTGCAAACAGCCTACCAGGATGGATTTCCTGTCAATTGGCCTGAATTTTATCGCTCCCTCGGCCATCATTTTGCAAAAGTAAAATTACCCTTATATGAATTTGAACGTATAGAACATTGGTTTGGTGACAAAAACAAGCTGAAAGACGCACCTCTGCCCAAGGACTGGTGTTTTCAAATCCAGTGGCAAAGTGAACCATGTGATAAAAATAATCGAAAGCTTCGAGGAAATAGATGGCTTTTAATTGGCCCCAGGCATCTGGCTGATGGTTTCAAAACTCAAGGCCTGGAAATTATCCACGAAAAGGAAGAGCATTCTCAAGACAAACTGGAAGGCATCATTTTTGCTGAGGGTTTGTACCCGGCAGCGTCTGATATAGAAGCCAACATTGACATTCAAAAAAACACATTAAAAAAGTTGCTGAACTTAATTAAAGAGCTCAATCGCAAGTCCATTGATTTGCAATTGATTATTCTTACCAGCAATGGAATTGCTGAACTGGCGAATGACAAACACCCAGTCAATATAAGCAATAGCCCTCTCATTGGTTTCTGCAAGACTCTCGCTTTAGAATTGCCACAATTCAAAACCATTCTAATCGATCTGGATAAAGTCGAAGAGGACAATTACCCGGCACAAGTGACAGCAGAAATCAATTATAACCATGGTGCGCACTATGAACACATAGTGGCTTACCGTGACGGGGAAAGGCTGGCTTCCCGTTTAAAAAAGACTCCTCTGGAAGATAGAAGGCGATTACTCCATGGAGTGAAAGGACGCTACCTCATTACTGGCGGTTGCGGTGGTTTGGGATTGGTAACTGCCCAATCTTTGCTTTCCTCCGGAGCAAGAGAATTAATTCTCACCTCAAGAAATATCGATAAACCAAGGATAAAGGAAGCCATTTATAAAATTAAATCCCATTACCCTGGCGCCAACATTCGAACTGTTAGTCTAGATGTTACTGATAAGGAAAGTTTAAAAAATTTATTATCAGAACTTAATGCCGATGGTTTGTTAAAAGGCATCATCCATGCCGCTGGTGCTGCTATTAAAGCCCCTTTGCTTGAACATCAGGATGAAGATGTTGATTATTTATTTTCAGCCAAAGTGAAAGGTGGATGGTATTTACATGAACTAAGTCTGGATTGCAACCTGGATTTCTTTGTTGTCTATTCTTCAGTTTCCTCTGTATTTGGAAGCAACAAAGAATCCGTTTATAGTGGAACGAACAGTTTCCTCGATGCCTTGATCGCGGAACGCCAACGTATGGGGTTACCTGGCACTGCTGTTCAATGGGGACCTTGGGGTGAAGTAGGAATGGCCCAAAAACGCTCCCGAGATGAAGGATTAAAGCAAGCGTTAATCAGCAATGCACAAGGCCATATAATCATTAAAAGCCTCATCAACGACGAGTTCAAACATGCCACTATCATATCTCCAGAATATCTCAAATTTATGCTGGATTTTGTACCCAAGCCCCTACCCGCCTTTTATGGACACCTTGATGAGGAGCTTGAAAAAATACCACAACAGCATCAAAGCCCGGTAAAAAATCTGTCTCCATGGCTTACTCAATATCTGGAAATTAGTGAAGAAGAGCGATTTAAAGCCTGTAAAGCAATGGTTTCTGATATTTGCACAAACATCCTTGAACTGACAGAAAATGAAGACTTAAACGAAGATGAAGGTTTTTTCGAGTTGGGTTTTGACTCGCTCATGATTACTGAATTAGCAAGTGAGCTAAAGAAAAAGCTGGAACCATTCCTGAAGGTTACAGTGACCATTGGTTTTAACTACCCATCCATCAGCAAGCTGGCCAAATACATTGAATCAGAACTTGATAAGAACTTAGTCAAGACACAAAGTCCAAAATCAGCTCCCAAACTGACTGATGACGGTATAGCGATTATAGGCATGAGTTGTTCATTTCCTAATGCCCCCGAAATCGCTGCCTTTGAAAAACTGTTGGAAGAAGGATTAAGCGGTATCAAAGACATTCCAAATGAACGCTGGGATAATAGCCAGTATTACGATCCAGATATGGATGCGCCAGGTAAATCCTACGTCACGAAGCTGGGATTGATCGAAAATATTAAATATTTTGACGCTGCATTTTTTGGTATTAGTCCCCGAGAAGCCAAATTGATGGAACCTCAGCAACGAGTATTCCTCGAGTGTTCTTACAAAGCATTGGAAAATGCTAACTATCCTTCAGAATCTTTGCGTGGCAGCCTAACAGGCGTATTTGCTGGTGTAGGCCCCAATGAATATTATGCGCAACTGGAAAAATCAGGATTTTCAAATGAAGAACTCAGTGCCTATTCCATCACTGGTAATGTGCTCAATCTCATCCCAGGCCGAGTAGCCTACACTTTTGATTTTAAAGGCCCATCAATCAGTGTTGACACGGCATGCTCTTCATCATTGGTTGCGATTCATTATGCCTGCCAAAGTTTAAAAAACAAGGAAATTGACTACGCTCTTGCAGGCGGTGTAAATATACTACTCATGCCGGAATCTAATGTAACTTTGTGCAAAGCAAAAGCATTATCGCCTGATGGTCAATGCAAAACCTTTGATGAAAAGGCTGATGGATACGTCAGAGGCGAAGGTTGTGGCGTGATATTTCTAAAAAGACTCTCTGATGCCTTACGGGATAATGATCATATCCTCGCCGTTATTAAAGGTTCAGCCGTTAATAACGACGGTAAAACGGCTGGATTAACCGTGCCTAATGGTAAAAGCCAGGAAGAAGTCATGAAAAAAGCGCTCCGTCAGACTGAATTATCGAGCACTGACATCAGCTATATTGAAGCGCATGGCACAGGAACTCCGTTAGGAGATCCCATTGAAGTGGACGCCATCAATAAAGTCTACGGGCATCAACGTAACAAAGAGAATCCACTTTACCTGGGTACCGTTAAAACAAATATTGGGCATCTTGAAAGCGCATCAGGCGTGGCTGGCGTTATAAAAACCGTGATCAGCCTGCAAAAGAAAACTATTTATAAGAATTTGAATTTTAATAGATTAAATCCCAATATCAAACTGGATGGTACTCAACTTGCCTTAGAAAAAACAAATTGGAATACGAATACAAAACTCAAATACGCAGCAGTCAATGCGTTTGGTTTTAGCGGTACGAATGCACATGTTATCCTTGCGGAGTTTCCTAAAGAAGAAAAGTCCAAAACCTCAAAACCCTCTCAAAAACATTTGCTGGCTATTTCAGCCCATTCCAAAACGGCTTTAGATAATTTGACTCAACGATACCAACAGTATTTAGAAACGACTGAACATCATTTTGGTGACATATGCTTTACCGCAGCGACTTGCCGAGAACATTATCATTACCGTTTGGCGTTAATCGCTGAGAATGCGCTTGAAGCTAGCCGTTTACTAAGTACAGGGCAATTTGCCTTATCTTACAATGAAAATATTACACTGGATTTACAAAATGACAAGGCACTTAATTCTCTGTTAATGGATTATCTGCAAGGGAAACCAGTTGATTGGAAATCCTATTATGAATCCCTCAAAGGAGAATTTACAAAAGTCCTGTTACCTAATTATACCTTTGACTGCAGCGAGTATTGGCTGGATAAAAAGAACAAAGACAGCTTGGCCACCCATAAAGGCGAGCAACACCCGCTTTTAGGGCAAATGCTTGCCATGCCAGGAAATGAATATCTGTTTCATCAGAAACTGGATTTGGAGAATTTAGCTTATATCAAACAACACAGTGTTTTTGAAAAAGTGATTTTTCCAGCAACAGCCTATATTGAATCGGGTTTGGCAGCTGCAAAATCCATATTTCAATGCAGTGCTTTTCAAATTGAAAAATTCAATATCGAACGCCCGCTATATCCTAAACAAGGCCAAGAGTTTCAATTACAAGTAAAACCTAAAATGGACGGGCAATACAAAATCAATCTGTTCGCAAAACAAGAGAACGACTGGCAAACTTTCTGTGAAATGGAAATTCATGCCAAGCCCACAACAGCCCGAGAATCAATCCATATTGATGAGCTAAAATCTTCCTTTGGCGATAAAGTAGAACTCACAGACATTTATGAGCAATTTAAGAAAAGCTCATTATTTTACGGCGATGAATTTCATGTCCTGCAGGAGGGCTATGTTCAGGCGAACAGTGTTCTGGCTAAAGTCACATTGACTAAGGCAAGCCAAGGCCAGGACTATTATTATCATCCTGTTTTGCTTGATGGCGCAATGCAAAGCATATTGTTATTAAGTGTTAAAAATGACGAAAATAAAAATTTTAACGCCGAAAACGTTACCTACATACCCTATGCTTTCATCAGTATGACCGTTTTTCAGGAAGCACCACGAAGCCTATGGGTGCACTTGACCAAACAAAACACTGAAGACGCGAGCGATCTTTGCGTTAATATGAATTTATACGAGCAATCCGGTTTATTAATTGCTCGAATTGAAGGCCTTAAATTAAGAAAAGTGACACGAAGTCATTTTGTTTCTTATGACTCCGCTCTAAACCATCTTTATTACACGGAGTGGAGCCCCATTCCTTTAAAAACCATACCTAACCAAGATATTCCCGAACTCCTGGTCATTACAAAAAAACCAGGAAAAGCTAAAAAAATATTGGATGGCCTTAATTATCATCTGGTTGAAAGCATTAGTAACTGCGGAAATATCGAGAACAGCAATATAGTATTTCTCTATGAACAAGAACAATTTAATGATCTTTTTCATTGCTGCCAGACCTTATTCAGATTGCGTCCCAAGCGCTTTATACTGGTTACGGAACATGCTTACGCTATTCAAGACCATGACCAGGTCAATCCTTACCATACAATGGCTTGCTCTTTCTGGAAAAGCTTTAGAAATGAATATGAGCTCAATAAAAATTATGCCATTGATTTAGACTCCAAGAGTCACTTGGCCACAGCGTTAATGTATTTATTTAATACAGATACTTATGACACTCAAATAGCAGTCAGAGATTTGCTTTACCTACCCAGGTTAAAGAAAAAGCAATTGGTCAGTAGCACTACCCCAGAGAGATTAATCGATGGCAATGCCACTTATCTTATCACAGGCGGTACTGGGGGGTTAGCCAAATCCTTGATGGAATACCTCATGAGGCGAGGAGCTAAACACATTGCCATTAACAGCCGCACCCACTGTCCGGATGACATTAAGGCATTAATAGAAAAGGCTAGTCAAAATCAGATTGAAATCAAACATTACATGGTTGATGCCGGAAATTATCAGAAAATGGAGCAAGTGATTGGAGAAATACAACAGAGCCCCAACCCATTGAAAGGCGTATTTCATTTGGCAGGTTTGATACAAGATGGACTCATTGTCAATTTGAATGATGAAGCAATGCAAAAAGTACTCAGCGCGAAGATGGATGGCGCTTTAATTTTACATCAATTAACCCAAAATATCCCATTAGAATGGTTTGTCCTGTTTTCTTCATCCGCTTCCTTGTTAGGTGCCAGAGGGCAAGCAAATTATGCCGCAGCTAATGGGTTTTTAGATGGTTTAGCCCATTTAAGGCACCAGCAGGGCTTACCTACAATTTCTATCAACTGGGGACCTTTCCATACCACAGGAATGGCAGCCAATTTGACTCATACCCTGCAGCATTATGGTTTTTTACCATTAGATAAGGACAACATTGATATTCTTGATGTGCTCCTGAATAGCCAATTGCCTCAAATTTCACCCTGCCCTATGAATTGGGATGTTTATTTCAAACATACACCGAAACAAACAGAATTATCTGCGCTGGTTAAGGCGAAACCATTACCTGACCAGTCCTTTTTAAACACGCTTCGACAACATTCCAAAGAAGAACGCATCTCAATATTATCACAAGCTTTACGTGAAATTGCAGCTGATGTACTGGCTTTGGATGATAGCGAACAAATTTCGATACAGCACGATTTGTTTTCAATGGGCATGGATTCCCTGATGTCCATGGATATCAGAAATCGTATTTATGACAAATTACAATGCCAAACGCTAAGCTTACCGATTGAGTATTTTATTAATACTCCTACCATTAATAAAATCGCCAGACATATTTCTGATGAATTAGACCATATTTTTGATAGTCACTCTGACTACCACCCTACTGAAAATCCACCAGAAAGAGAAATTGCATTATGTGATTTTCAATACGTATTCTGGGTGCTTAACAAGCTGGATTATCATTTTAATATCGGTACACAAGTACAATTACACGGCAGACTCAATAAAGATTATGTCCAACGGGCCTTTGATTTTGTTGTGAATCAAAACAGTATTTTCTGGATTCATTTTAACAAGGATAAACCAACCCAAAAATTGCATAGAGTTGGGCAATTTGAATTAATTTACCAAGATATTTCTCTGAATCATGAAACAAAGGCTCTGAATAAGGAATTCCAAAACAATATATTGCGCGCTATCCCCCTCACCAAAGAACCCTTAATTAGAGTGTATTTGTATAAGATTAATAATGACTTGCATGAATTACACATCGTAATACCCCATATTATTGTTGATGACGCATCATGTGAAATGGTTTTTTGCCAATTTAAAAACAATTATGAAAAACTCACTCTTGGGAAAGAGTTAGTATCTACCCCAGAAAAAGGCTCTTATTTTAATTATGTGAAACAAAATAATAGTCACTATCAAAAAAACCTGAAAAATAAAATTGATTTTTGGCAGCACTATAATAAAGGCTTTAAAATGCTGAGTTTTGGTAATAGATATCATTTATCCGATACCTCAAAACAAACAAAGCACTTATTTCATTACCCTATTGATCCTCAACATGCTGAACAATTTATAAATTGGCATAAAGCCCAGAACATCAATGTCAGTACTGGATTGATTGCTGCATGCCAAATTGTTTTCTACAAATTAAGTCACCAAAATAAAATACCGATCATTTTAATTCACAGTGGCAGGGAAGGTGGGGAATATAAATCAACCCTGGGTTTGTTCTCGGAATATAAAAGGATAAATCTTACTTTAAATGAGAATGGCCAATTCATTGATTGCATTCATGCGATTGAAGAGCAACTCTTAAAAACAGCTTCCTATCAAAAATGCTCTCATCTCATCAAAGACAGTGGCTTGAAAGGTTCGAGCTTATCCTTTGGTCAATATTTAACTTTAGCGTTAAATAAGATGTTTATGCTGAAACACTTTAAAGAAAGTAAGCTCCATTCCATTATCATTGACTATTACCTGAAATACTTAAGTCGCCTGGCATCCTTCAAAAAAAATATTTCAATGAAACAACGACTAAATCAACTGTTTAAATTGGATATGTCATTGCAAAAACCGGAAAGATTAAGAGTTCTCGTTAGCGTGACCCCCAGCTTTTTTAGCAAAGAAAGCCCTGATATGAGTTTTGCTAATCTTGATTACAGCTATCCTAATCATTTTGCATGTATGGATAGGCCGATAGGAAATCGAACGCTTTGGATTTATTTCTCCAAAAACCAGGATGGTGAATATCAAATTTCTATTAATGCACCATTAACAATAGAGTGTAAAAATACAATCGGAAATGGTATTAGCCAGTTTATTACAACTTTTGTAGAGAATAATAATTGGAATATTGCAGAATTAATTCAAGCAATGGAGGATTCCTCCATTGCTTCTTGATTTTACTGAGCTTGATTAACCGTAGTGTTGTCATTTTTTATTTGTTTAGGGTTTGATGATGAAGGCTGTGTTGAAACTTTGGGTACCACAATATCCGTTCCAAATTTGCCTTTTATCTTGACTTCACCTGGCTGCAATACAGCAGATTGGCCATTAGCTCTACGACAACGCTGGGTATGGCATTTCATTTTACAAACTCCCTGGACACATCCATAGCA
Above is a genomic segment from Legionella pneumophila subsp. pascullei containing:
- a CDS encoding type I polyketide synthase, which encodes MVNVTMKNQAKDLLNEPIAIIGMNCQFPGIDSDIEDVAAFYDMLMKGQTPIKEVPKNRWNIEEYYSADRKKADKIISKKGGFLDNTHLFDAAYFKISSAEAKQIDPQQRLFLEVAIRALNDANIPLDSLKDSDTGVYCGISTHEYSQLNYKDHIKFNAYTPIGIANSAAAGRLCHFLNLKGPSMAVDTACSSSFTALYLAATALRNQQCDMAIVGGVHLSLCPESFIGLTKANMLSATGQCSSFDSKADGFVRSEGCAVVVVKRLSDALRDNNKIYALIKSMVINQNGDGTGLAAPNTNAQIAMHQAALEHTHLTAGEIDYIETHGTGTTIGDPVEFNAIQSIHQGHHSLEKPLIVGALKSNIGHTISSSGLASLIKVLCSLQNEAIPPNLHYSNPNSLIAPESIPALLPIEAIPFPKLKNKKRYVQVSNFSFTGTNVSAILEEAPEMVSYESKQDNNEPKCFVASANSELSLKQLMSRYEHYLKNSSSTLSDICHTLINCRDHYKFRCAIIVNDKKELIKKMESKDYEIKKVVLQNNPRTALNDAKLIYEAYLSGINISTDDKNAAYNKVDLPLYYFDRKPYWHEVRKHVKNDHWLDSLYQQPMEQQVETIKAELTSQIKTLLKKDNIDPHQDLETLGLTTPLLESLDQILEDMFSPRYQVPSLLSLRYLTMDKLARHLQKMIMPPVVYRQPSINVLNVEPVAIIGMSCRFPKAANVDEFLSLLEKGESGMIDIPLERWDNEKFYDPDVDALGKLYIKQLGFIDHVNHFDAEFFNISPREAKLMSPQLRVFMETSYHALEDANLSLDAVKDTNTGVFVGVGTNEYPRVLAYQGVTLEDLNIYFATGNVLNALAGRVAYSFDFRGPIQAIDTACSSSMTAIHNACLSLQSGDCNMALAGGVNIILSPDSNITLSKARMLSPDSRCKTFSEDADGYGRSEGCGVVVLKRLSDAVRDNDNILAVIKGTSINSDGKSGGFTVPNGAAQEEVILSALAKAKLSPGDIDFIEAHGTGTPLADPIEVNTLTKIFSEHHSKENPLYISSVKTNIGHSESASGVASVIKTVLSLKTRTIFKHLNFKKLNPAIQLINTIIPLDKTDWAKKQGLRCAGVSSFGFSGANAHAIIQEAPDGKKEARVLPEESLLVLSAKSKTSLELLLASYQNYLSNTQEEFADICYTAATCRTHFMYRVAIRAKNAAQAAKIIKNNEYSIYHITKEKEWAQQPGTLAELQTAYQDGFPVNWPEFYRSLGHHFAKVKLPLYEFERIEHWFGDKNKLKDAPLPKDWCFQIQWQSEPCDKNNRKLRGNRWLLIGPRHLADGFKTQGLEIIHEKEEHSQDKLEGIIFAEGLYPAASDIEANIDIQKNTLKKLLNLIKELNRKSIDLQLIILTSNGIAELANDKHPVNISNSPLIGFCKTLALELPQFKTILIDLDKVEEDNYPAQVTAEINYNHGAHYEHIVAYRDGERLASRLKKTPLEDRRRLLHGVKGRYLITGGCGGLGLVTAQSLLSSGARELILTSRNIDKPRIKEAIYKIKSHYPGANIRTVSLDVTDKESLKNLLSELNADGLLKGIIHAAGAAIKAPLLEHQDEDVDYLFSAKVKGGWYLHELSLDCNLDFFVVYSSVSSVFGSNKESVYSGTNSFLDALIAERQRMGLPGTAVQWGPWGEVGMAQKRSRDEGLKQALISNAQGHIIIKSLINDEFKHATIISPEYLKFMLDFVPKPLPAFYGHLDEELEKIPQQHQSPVKNLSPWLTQYLEISEEERFKACKAMVSDICTNILELTENEDLNEDEGFFELGFDSLMITELASELKKKLEPFLKVTVTIGFNYPSISKLAKYIESELDKNLVKTQSPKSAPKLTDDGIAIIGMSCSFPNAPEIAAFEKLLEEGLSGIKDIPNERWDNSQYYDPDMDAPGKSYVTKLGLIENIKYFDAAFFGISPREAKLMEPQQRVFLECSYKALENANYPSESLRGSLTGVFAGVGPNEYYAQLEKSGFSNEELSAYSITGNVLNLIPGRVAYTFDFKGPSISVDTACSSSLVAIHYACQSLKNKEIDYALAGGVNILLMPESNVTLCKAKALSPDGQCKTFDEKADGYVRGEGCGVIFLKRLSDALRDNDHILAVIKGSAVNNDGKTAGLTVPNGKSQEEVMKKALRQTELSSTDISYIEAHGTGTPLGDPIEVDAINKVYGHQRNKENPLYLGTVKTNIGHLESASGVAGVIKTVISLQKKTIYKNLNFNRLNPNIKLDGTQLALEKTNWNTNTKLKYAAVNAFGFSGTNAHVILAEFPKEEKSKTSKPSQKHLLAISAHSKTALDNLTQRYQQYLETTEHHFGDICFTAATCREHYHYRLALIAENALEASRLLSTGQFALSYNENITLDLQNDKALNSLLMDYLQGKPVDWKSYYESLKGEFTKVLLPNYTFDCSEYWLDKKNKDSLATHKGEQHPLLGQMLAMPGNEYLFHQKLDLENLAYIKQHSVFEKVIFPATAYIESGLAAAKSIFQCSAFQIEKFNIERPLYPKQGQEFQLQVKPKMDGQYKINLFAKQENDWQTFCEMEIHAKPTTARESIHIDELKSSFGDKVELTDIYEQFKKSSLFYGDEFHVLQEGYVQANSVLAKVTLTKASQGQDYYYHPVLLDGAMQSILLLSVKNDENKNFNAENVTYIPYAFISMTVFQEAPRSLWVHLTKQNTEDASDLCVNMNLYEQSGLLIARIEGLKLRKVTRSHFVSYDSALNHLYYTEWSPIPLKTIPNQDIPELLVITKKPGKAKKILDGLNYHLVESISNCGNIENSNIVFLYEQEQFNDLFHCCQTLFRLRPKRFILVTEHAYAIQDHDQVNPYHTMACSFWKSFRNEYELNKNYAIDLDSKSHLATALMYLFNTDTYDTQIAVRDLLYLPRLKKKQLVSSTTPERLIDGNATYLITGGTGGLAKSLMEYLMRRGAKHIAINSRTHCPDDIKALIEKASQNQIEIKHYMVDAGNYQKMEQVIGEIQQSPNPLKGVFHLAGLIQDGLIVNLNDEAMQKVLSAKMDGALILHQLTQNIPLEWFVLFSSSASLLGARGQANYAAANGFLDGLAHLRHQQGLPTISINWGPFHTTGMAANLTHTLQHYGFLPLDKDNIDILDVLLNSQLPQISPCPMNWDVYFKHTPKQTELSALVKAKPLPDQSFLNTLRQHSKEERISILSQALREIAADVLALDDSEQISIQHDLFSMGMDSLMSMDIRNRIYDKLQCQTLSLPIEYFINTPTINKIARHISDELDHIFDSHSDYHPTENPPEREIALCDFQYVFWVLNKLDYHFNIGTQVQLHGRLNKDYVQRAFDFVVNQNSIFWIHFNKDKPTQKLHRVGQFELIYQDISLNHETKALNKEFQNNILRAIPLTKEPLIRVYLYKINNDLHELHIVIPHIIVDDASCEMVFCQFKNNYEKLTLGKELVSTPEKGSYFNYVKQNNSHYQKNLKNKIDFWQHYNKGFKMLSFGNRYHLSDTSKQTKHLFHYPIDPQHAEQFINWHKAQNINVSTGLIAACQIVFYKLSHQNKIPIILIHSGREGGEYKSTLGLFSEYKRINLTLNENGQFIDCIHAIEEQLLKTASYQKCSHLIKDSGLKGSSLSFGQYLTLALNKMFMLKHFKESKLHSIIIDYYLKYLSRLASFKKNISMKQRLNQLFKLDMSLQKPERLRVLVSVTPSFFSKESPDMSFANLDYSYPNHFACMDRPIGNRTLWIYFSKNQDGEYQISINAPLTIECKNTIGNGISQFITTFVENNNWNIAELIQAMEDSSIAS